In a genomic window of Occallatibacter riparius:
- a CDS encoding O-antigen ligase family protein, with protein MRRLARALLLLAAFTIPWEYSLDFGPPLGNIARLAIIAVFLAMITAILQAGTMRKPGPLQILVLLLFLWFCCGCFWTIDRAETLHHLRGYIQEFILVWLVWELVDSPENLLDLLRAYLAGAFVLAAVTVGSFLLSSSADQVRFFAENQDPNDVARFLDLAFPLAALLFGSESRWPGKLLAATYVPFGILAVLLTASRSGFLEALIALTGSAVLILHNHRRAFTLGFYALPAVLAAIWFAVPRQTLERLATIPGELTQRDLNQRWEIWAAGWQAFVHAPLLGSGAGSFVAAAGLAPIDTAHNTALALLVEGGIVAILIATAIVITTASCALALAGTLRLATGTALLTLLVGSIVATVHENRATWLLLGIVALAARLHAESPKALLHIFPTSLPGRATTVAGLVTQE; from the coding sequence ATGCGCCGCCTGGCCCGGGCCCTGCTGCTCTTGGCGGCATTCACCATTCCTTGGGAATACTCCCTCGACTTCGGCCCCCCGCTCGGCAACATCGCGCGCCTCGCTATCATCGCGGTCTTCCTGGCCATGATCACCGCGATCCTTCAGGCCGGCACCATGCGCAAACCCGGCCCGTTGCAGATTCTCGTCCTGCTCTTGTTCCTGTGGTTCTGCTGCGGATGCTTCTGGACCATCGATCGCGCCGAAACCCTGCACCACCTGCGCGGCTACATTCAGGAGTTCATCCTCGTCTGGCTCGTGTGGGAACTTGTCGACTCTCCGGAGAACCTGCTCGATCTCCTTCGCGCCTATCTCGCCGGCGCATTCGTGCTTGCGGCCGTCACCGTGGGCAGTTTTCTGCTCTCTTCCAGCGCAGACCAGGTTCGCTTTTTCGCAGAAAACCAGGATCCCAACGACGTCGCCCGATTTCTAGATCTGGCTTTCCCGCTCGCCGCATTGCTCTTCGGCAGCGAGTCGCGATGGCCCGGAAAACTGCTAGCGGCGACGTACGTCCCCTTCGGAATCCTCGCTGTCCTGCTCACGGCTTCGCGTTCCGGATTCCTCGAGGCCCTGATCGCACTGACCGGCAGCGCCGTGCTCATCCTCCACAACCATCGGCGCGCATTCACACTAGGCTTCTACGCCTTGCCCGCTGTGCTTGCGGCAATCTGGTTCGCCGTTCCGCGTCAGACCCTGGAGCGTCTCGCCACCATTCCCGGCGAGCTCACGCAACGCGACCTCAATCAGCGCTGGGAAATCTGGGCCGCCGGCTGGCAAGCCTTCGTGCACGCGCCGCTCCTCGGCTCCGGTGCAGGCTCGTTTGTCGCGGCCGCCGGCCTCGCGCCCATCGACACAGCACATAACACCGCCCTCGCCCTGCTCGTCGAAGGCGGCATCGTCGCAATCCTGATCGCTACCGCCATCGTCATCACCACCGCATCCTGCGCGCTAGCGCTCGCCGGCACTTTGCGGCTCGCAACCGGCACAGCGTTACTCACCTTGCTTGTCGGTTCCATCGTTGCCACGGTCCACGAGAACCGCGCCACGTGGCTGCTGCTCGGAATCGTTGCCCTAGCAGCGCGTCTGCATGCCGAATCGCCCAAAGCACTCCTGCACATCTTCCCGACGAGCCTCCCTGGGCGCGCAACCACCGTCGCAGGGCTCGTGACCCAGGAGTAA